In Blastocatellia bacterium, the following are encoded in one genomic region:
- a CDS encoding HAD family hydrolase yields MIRAISFDFWNTLFTEPPGGFALYKQRRLRLLEAALRDCGDFSGAQLEAACHIESTSHEQIWRGQYRTLTTAERLGRILAHLEACVPDEVMAETVRAVEEGILEHPPVLVEGARAAVERLASRYRLGIISDVGFSPGRILKQVLADNHLLGAFDSLVFSDEAGRSKPHREVFEKTAARLGAAPTEMAHIGDLEFTDVVGAKQAGYLAIRFTGITPMQDGETTLADFVIDNYSELPRLVEAL; encoded by the coding sequence ATGATACGGGCGATCTCTTTCGATTTCTGGAATACTTTGTTCACCGAGCCGCCGGGCGGCTTTGCGCTCTACAAGCAGCGCCGCCTGCGCTTGCTCGAAGCGGCCTTGCGCGATTGCGGCGATTTCAGCGGCGCGCAACTCGAAGCCGCCTGCCATATCGAATCCACATCACACGAGCAGATCTGGCGCGGCCAGTATCGCACGCTCACGACCGCCGAGCGGCTGGGCCGCATCCTCGCTCACCTCGAAGCCTGTGTGCCCGACGAGGTGATGGCCGAAACCGTCAGAGCCGTCGAAGAAGGCATTCTCGAACATCCGCCGGTGCTGGTCGAAGGGGCGCGGGCGGCGGTCGAGCGTCTGGCGAGCCGTTATCGGCTGGGCATTATCTCGGATGTCGGTTTTTCTCCGGGGCGCATCCTTAAACAGGTGCTCGCGGATAACCATCTGCTCGGCGCTTTCGATTCGCTGGTCTTCTCTGACGAAGCGGGACGCTCAAAGCCGCACCGCGAGGTTTTTGAAAAGACCGCCGCCCGGCTCGGCGCGGCGCCGACTGAGATGGCGCACATCGGCGACCTTGAATTCACTGACGTCGTCGGCGCGAAGCAAGCCGGTTACCTGGCGATCCGCTTTACAGGCATCACGCCGATGCAGGACGGCGAAACGACGCTCGCCGATTTTGTCATTGATAACTACTCAGAGCTGCCGCGATTGGTTGAAGCGTTGTAG
- a CDS encoding GNAT family N-acetyltransferase, giving the protein MEIDLGHFLIRDWRRGDEESLARHANNPKIWRNVRDRFPHPYTLDDAKAWIERASTEQPMTSFAIVVDGEAVGGVGFFLQEDIFRRSVEIGYWLGEAFWGRGIITDAVRAMSEYIFANFDVCRIYAGVFEWNPASMRVLEKAGYVFEARMRKAATKEGQTIDEFIYALVKEE; this is encoded by the coding sequence ATGGAAATTGATCTCGGCCACTTCTTGATCCGCGACTGGCGGCGCGGCGACGAAGAATCGCTCGCCCGCCACGCCAACAACCCGAAGATATGGCGCAACGTGCGCGACCGCTTCCCGCACCCTTACACGCTCGACGACGCCAAAGCGTGGATCGAGCGCGCCAGTACCGAGCAGCCCATGACCAGCTTTGCTATCGTCGTTGATGGCGAAGCGGTCGGCGGCGTCGGCTTCTTTTTGCAGGAAGACATCTTTCGCCGCTCAGTCGAGATTGGTTACTGGCTCGGCGAAGCCTTCTGGGGTCGCGGCATCATCACAGACGCGGTGCGGGCCATGAGCGAATACATCTTTGCGAACTTCGATGTCTGTCGCATCTACGCCGGGGTCTTTGAATGGAACCCGGCTTCGATGCGCGTGCTGGAAAAGGCCGGCTATGTGTTTGAGGCTCGCATGCGCAAAGCGGCAACCAAGGAGGGACAGACGATTGACGAGTTCATCTACGCACTGGTGAAAGAAGAGTGA
- a CDS encoding carboxylesterase/lipase family protein, with protein MMRKAYLILACLLLACAAVNAKDGRGGAANGTTVKIDSGQISGLTVGANNDVRAYKGVPFAAPPVGALRWKAPQPVKGWAGVRACTEFGASCPQPNLLERTYGTKLGPTSEDCLYLNVWTAAKRPTDKLPVMVWIHGGGYTMGSGSTLAYDGAAFARQGVVLVTINYRLGPFGWFAHPQLSKESSHNSSGNYGLLDQIAALEWVKRNIAAFGGDAGRVTIFGESAGAGSVCYLMASPLARGLFHRAIAESGSAFGANRHLRETWYGQESAEKMGERVAREMAGGPSADPIAALRAKSAEEILNSSNVAASSFFSGDANRFAPIVDGWVIPDDPGAIFEAGRQANVPLIVGTNADEGSIFVLSAPVATVDAYRVALRRLYDVRADEVLALYPASDAVEARRRLSHIITDAFFITGARYFAETASKVNGKTFVYHFTHITGDPRRRMLGAFHASEIPYVFMTQDVVGTATYDDKEHELARAMSAYWAQFAATGDPNGAGRPAWPTYDAASDQHIEFGDQIAVKANLRKPAVDLFERIALERRGKRKATGDH; from the coding sequence ATGATGCGAAAGGCTTACCTGATTCTCGCCTGCCTGCTGCTCGCCTGCGCGGCGGTTAACGCAAAGGACGGTCGCGGCGGCGCGGCTAACGGCACAACCGTCAAGATCGATTCCGGTCAAATCTCCGGCCTCACGGTCGGGGCAAACAACGACGTGCGGGCTTACAAAGGCGTGCCGTTTGCCGCGCCGCCCGTGGGCGCGCTGCGCTGGAAAGCGCCGCAGCCGGTCAAGGGGTGGGCCGGCGTGCGCGCCTGCACAGAGTTCGGCGCCTCTTGTCCACAGCCGAATCTGCTCGAACGCACCTATGGCACGAAGCTCGGCCCGACCAGCGAAGACTGTCTCTATCTCAACGTCTGGACGGCGGCGAAGCGCCCCACAGACAAGCTACCGGTGATGGTCTGGATTCACGGCGGCGGCTACACCATGGGATCAGGCTCGACGCTGGCTTATGACGGCGCTGCCTTTGCGCGCCAGGGTGTCGTGCTGGTGACGATCAACTATCGGCTCGGGCCGTTCGGCTGGTTCGCTCACCCGCAGCTCTCGAAAGAATCATCGCACAACTCATCGGGCAACTATGGCCTGCTCGATCAGATCGCCGCGCTCGAATGGGTCAAGCGCAACATCGCGGCCTTTGGCGGCGACGCCGGGCGCGTGACCATCTTTGGCGAATCGGCAGGCGCCGGCAGTGTCTGTTACCTGATGGCATCGCCGCTGGCGCGCGGGCTGTTCCATCGCGCCATTGCCGAGAGCGGCTCGGCGTTCGGGGCTAACCGCCACCTGCGCGAAACCTGGTACGGCCAGGAGTCCGCCGAAAAGATGGGCGAGCGCGTCGCCCGCGAGATGGCCGGCGGGCCGTCGGCTGATCCGATTGCGGCGCTGCGCGCCAAGAGCGCCGAAGAGATTCTGAACAGCAGCAACGTCGCCGCCTCATCGTTCTTTTCGGGCGACGCCAACCGCTTCGCGCCAATCGTTGACGGCTGGGTGATACCGGACGACCCCGGCGCGATTTTTGAAGCGGGCCGACAGGCCAACGTGCCGTTGATTGTCGGCACCAACGCCGACGAAGGCTCGATCTTTGTGCTGAGCGCCCCGGTCGCCACGGTTGACGCGTACCGCGTGGCGTTGCGCCGCCTTTATGATGTGCGTGCGGATGAAGTGCTGGCGCTCTACCCGGCCAGCGACGCCGTCGAGGCGCGCCGCCGACTGAGCCACATTATCACCGATGCCTTCTTCATCACCGGCGCGCGCTACTTTGCCGAAACCGCGAGCAAGGTGAACGGCAAGACGTTTGTTTACCACTTCACGCACATCACCGGCGACCCGCGCCGCCGCATGCTTGGCGCCTTTCACGCCTCCGAGATTCCTTATGTCTTCATGACCCAGGACGTGGTCGGCACGGCGACCTATGACGACAAAGAGCATGAGCTGGCCCGCGCCATGAGCGCTTACTGGGCGCAGTTCGCGGCCACCGGCGATCCCAATGGTGCAGGGCGTCCGGCGTGGCCGACATACGATGCGGCGTCGGATCAGCATATCGAGTTCGGCGACCAGATTGCGGTTAAAGCGAACCTGCGCAAGCCGGCGGTTGACCTGTTCGAGCGCATCGCGCTGGAGCGGCGCGGCAAGCGCAAAGCGACCGGCGACCATTGA
- a CDS encoding Xaa-Pro peptidase family protein — protein MKKLRWFIALALLVAPASVVAQEGFSPFTTDFPPEEFAARRAKIYDAIGENGIAVIQGAPSPAGYTRFRQSNEFYYLCGVEVPHAYLLLDGAARRATLYLPHRNEGRERGEGKMLSAEDGDQLRQLSGIDAVAGTDLLNEHLVRYAYFRRTVYTPYSPAEGYAMSRDLGLRVVADRAADPFDGQPSREGLFMQTLHARFPQIEIKDLSPTLDRLRLIKSPREIALIGRATRLSGLALMEAMRSTQPGIYEHELDAMAKYVYYRNGAQGESYYSLIASGRNAWYPHYNAGKRRMEDGDFLLMDFAPDVGYYQSDLTRMMPVNGKFSPSQRELYGFYLGCYQAILKAIRPNVTPAVIREEAVKEMERLLAATKFSKPIYEKAARDFVTSYAAATKRQPTALGHWVGMATHDVGEYGEPLRAGMVFTIEPALTVPEEKIYIRLEDLIVITDTRAEVLSTFVPMDIDGIERLMKEEGMLQRYPRDTENNH, from the coding sequence ATGAAAAAGCTGCGTTGGTTTATTGCGCTCGCCTTGCTCGTCGCGCCCGCATCGGTTGTGGCGCAGGAGGGCTTTTCGCCGTTCACTACCGATTTCCCGCCCGAAGAATTCGCGGCGCGGCGCGCTAAAATCTATGACGCCATCGGCGAAAACGGCATCGCCGTGATTCAAGGCGCGCCGAGCCCCGCCGGCTACACGCGCTTTCGGCAATCCAATGAATTCTATTATCTCTGCGGCGTCGAAGTGCCACATGCTTACCTGTTGCTCGACGGCGCGGCGCGGCGCGCGACGCTCTACCTGCCGCACCGCAACGAGGGCCGCGAGCGCGGCGAAGGTAAGATGCTCTCAGCCGAAGACGGCGACCAGTTGCGCCAGCTCTCAGGCATCGATGCGGTGGCCGGCACCGACCTGTTGAACGAGCATCTGGTGCGCTATGCCTACTTCAGGCGGACGGTCTACACGCCGTATAGCCCCGCCGAAGGCTACGCGATGAGCCGCGACCTGGGCCTGCGCGTCGTCGCCGACCGCGCCGCCGACCCGTTCGATGGGCAGCCCTCGCGCGAAGGACTGTTCATGCAGACCTTGCATGCGCGCTTCCCGCAAATCGAAATCAAAGACCTGTCGCCGACACTCGACCGCTTGCGTTTGATTAAGAGCCCGCGTGAGATTGCCTTGATCGGACGGGCAACGCGGCTGTCGGGGCTGGCGTTGATGGAAGCCATGCGCTCGACGCAGCCGGGAATATATGAGCACGAATTGGATGCGATGGCCAAATATGTTTACTACCGCAACGGCGCGCAGGGCGAGTCGTATTATTCGCTGATCGCCAGCGGGCGCAACGCCTGGTATCCGCATTACAACGCCGGCAAGCGGCGCATGGAAGACGGCGATTTTCTGCTGATGGATTTCGCGCCCGATGTCGGTTATTACCAGTCCGACCTGACGCGCATGATGCCGGTCAACGGCAAGTTCAGTCCGTCGCAGAGAGAGCTGTATGGCTTTTACCTCGGCTGTTATCAGGCGATCTTGAAGGCGATCCGCCCAAATGTGACGCCTGCCGTCATCCGAGAGGAAGCGGTCAAAGAGATGGAGCGGTTGCTCGCGGCGACGAAGTTTTCGAAGCCGATTTATGAGAAGGCGGCGCGCGATTTCGTCACCTCCTACGCCGCGGCGACGAAGCGCCAGCCCACCGCCTTAGGCCACTGGGTCGGCATGGCGACGCACGACGTCGGCGAGTACGGCGAGCCCTTACGCGCCGGCATGGTCTTTACGATTGAGCCGGCCTTGACCGTGCCCGAAGAGAAAATTTACATCCGCCTCGAAGACCTGATCGTGATTACCGACACCAGGGCCGAAGTGCTGTCTACCTTCGTGCCGATGGACATAGACGGCATCGAGCGGCTGATGAAAGAAGAGGGCATGCTGCAACGCTACCCGCGCGACACCGAGAATAATCACTAA
- a CDS encoding lysoplasmalogenase produces MDLPGVKMTAAAQASSQRFDAADRWLFGLSLVCGIAYLLTRGLAGLPGSVAVKGLSVSPLAVIALRQLKRSNGALLACALLLSALGDIFLALGGGQWFVYGLGAFLVAHLFYITLFVRNWPRPFAVSAAHQSVAVLLLVAAAAMFVWLWPSLGEMRPAVAAYLCALTGMAVTATLAGFRAWWVVIGAGLFMLSDSLIAVGKFKTPVAASDYIIWATYYAAQVLIALGFIYEKRRLIS; encoded by the coding sequence ATGGATTTGCCAGGAGTTAAGATGACCGCGGCGGCGCAAGCAAGCAGTCAGCGGTTTGATGCAGCGGATCGCTGGCTTTTCGGCCTTTCATTGGTTTGTGGCATTGCTTACCTTTTGACGCGCGGCCTGGCGGGACTACCGGGCAGCGTCGCCGTCAAAGGCTTGAGCGTGTCGCCGCTCGCGGTGATTGCGCTGCGTCAACTGAAGCGAAGCAACGGCGCGCTGCTGGCCTGCGCGCTGCTGCTTTCGGCGCTCGGCGACATCTTTCTTGCGCTCGGCGGCGGGCAATGGTTCGTTTATGGCCTCGGCGCGTTCCTGGTCGCGCACCTGTTCTACATCACGCTCTTTGTGCGCAACTGGCCGCGCCCGTTCGCCGTCAGCGCCGCGCATCAATCGGTCGCCGTGCTATTGCTGGTTGCCGCCGCCGCGATGTTCGTGTGGCTGTGGCCGAGCCTGGGCGAGATGCGGCCGGCCGTAGCGGCTTATCTGTGCGCGCTCACCGGCATGGCGGTGACGGCGACGCTCGCGGGCTTTCGCGCCTGGTGGGTGGTGATCGGCGCGGGGCTCTTCATGCTGTCGGATTCACTGATCGCCGTCGGCAAATTCAAAACGCCGGTTGCCGCGAGCGACTACATCATCTGGGCGACGTATTACGCGGCGCAGGTCTTGATTGCGCTCGGCTTCATCTATGAAAAGCGGCGCTTAATTTCGTAA
- a CDS encoding DinB family protein — MQTVIEDLRRAVDTAVAQFAGLGEADTSAPMAAGKWSRKQLLGHLIDSAANNHQRFIRAQLSGPKAFPGYEQEVWVERNGYGDAAWGELVALWQAYNRHLLRVLALIPAEQFDVVCTVGDNPPMTLGYIAEDYVRHLKHHLQQLLS; from the coding sequence ATGCAAACTGTGATTGAAGATTTGCGGCGCGCGGTTGATACGGCCGTCGCGCAGTTCGCCGGCCTCGGCGAAGCCGACACCTCGGCGCCGATGGCCGCCGGCAAGTGGTCGCGCAAACAACTGCTCGGCCACCTGATCGATTCTGCCGCCAACAATCACCAGCGCTTTATTCGCGCCCAACTCAGTGGCCCGAAAGCCTTCCCCGGCTACGAGCAGGAAGTGTGGGTCGAGCGCAACGGTTACGGCGATGCGGCGTGGGGCGAGCTGGTGGCGCTGTGGCAAGCCTATAACCGCCACTTGCTGCGCGTCCTTGCGCTCATCCCAGCCGAGCAGTTTGATGTCGTTTGCACGGTCGGCGACAACCCGCCGATGACGCTCGGCTATATCGCCGAAGATTATGTCCGCCACCTCAAGCATCATTTGCAGCAACTGCTCTCGTGA
- a CDS encoding NADP-dependent oxidoreductase has product MTAKVNRQWRLASRPVGLVQDSNFNFVESEVPELSDGEFLVRNVYLSLDPTNRGWMNAADTYLPAIQIGDVIRGGALGVVEASRNGNFPEGAIVQGLFGWQDYLVSDGRNASLVPHDKKIPLTALFGLFGHIGITAYFGLLDIGKPQAGETLVVSAAAGAVGSLVGQIGKIKEMHVVGIAGGPEKCRWLTEELGFDAAIDYKNESVSEGLKQHCPKGIDVYFENVGGEILDAVLARINLHARIPLCGLISQYNAAKPMPGPYNLAQLIIKRARIEGFLVSDYMPRAMEAIMDLGKWWMEGKLKYRVDVVEGLEQAPAALNKLFDGSNQGKLIVKVSDEPA; this is encoded by the coding sequence ATGACCGCAAAAGTGAATCGGCAGTGGCGGCTTGCCTCGCGCCCGGTCGGACTGGTGCAAGACAGCAATTTCAACTTCGTCGAATCAGAGGTGCCGGAATTAAGTGATGGCGAATTCCTGGTGCGCAATGTTTACCTGTCGCTCGACCCGACGAATCGCGGCTGGATGAATGCCGCCGACACCTACCTGCCGGCGATTCAGATCGGCGATGTGATTCGCGGCGGCGCGCTCGGTGTCGTCGAAGCCTCACGCAACGGCAATTTTCCCGAAGGCGCTATCGTGCAAGGGCTATTCGGCTGGCAAGATTATCTGGTCAGCGATGGGCGCAACGCCAGCCTCGTGCCGCACGATAAAAAGATTCCGCTGACGGCGCTCTTTGGCCTCTTCGGCCACATCGGCATAACGGCTTACTTCGGCCTGCTCGACATTGGCAAGCCGCAAGCGGGCGAAACGCTGGTCGTCAGCGCCGCCGCCGGCGCGGTCGGCTCGCTGGTCGGGCAGATCGGCAAGATCAAGGAGATGCATGTCGTCGGTATCGCCGGCGGCCCGGAGAAGTGCCGCTGGCTGACGGAAGAGCTCGGCTTCGACGCGGCGATTGATTATAAGAACGAATCGGTGAGCGAAGGCTTGAAGCAACATTGCCCGAAGGGCATCGATGTCTACTTCGAAAACGTCGGCGGTGAAATCCTCGACGCCGTGCTTGCGCGCATCAACCTGCACGCGCGCATCCCACTGTGCGGGCTGATTTCGCAGTACAACGCCGCGAAGCCGATGCCCGGCCCTTACAACCTGGCGCAGTTGATTATCAAGCGCGCGCGTATCGAAGGCTTTCTCGTGAGCGATTACATGCCGCGGGCGATGGAAGCCATCATGGACCTGGGCAAGTGGTGGATGGAAGGCAAGCTCAAGTACCGCGTCGATGTCGTCGAAGGGCTGGAGCAAGCGCCCGCCGCGCTCAACAAGCTGTTTGACGGCTCGAATCAGGGCAAGCTGATCGTTAAAGTCTCTGACGAACCGGCGTGA
- a CDS encoding MATE family efflux transporter gives MAAAPAPQKPSSWLATLREAFAGSRQDFTEGSIRRAIVLLAVPMVLETAMESLFGIVNALWVAHFLGKEAVAAVGITESLLTLIFAVAIGLSMATTAMVARRIGEKDGQGASVAAFQAVAIGIGASLPVGLVGLFFTPQLFHLMGASPEVLAAGGGYSRVIIGANVVIMLLFLNNAIFRGAGDAAIAMRSLWFANVINIILDPCLIFGLGPFPRLGVTGSAIATTIGRGAGVVLQFYLLSSGTGRVRISLRHSRLDLGVMRRLLRVSVGGMFQFLVATASWLGLMRIVTQFGDAAVAGYTIAIRIVIFALLPSWGMSNAAATLVGQNLGAGKPDRAERSVWVAGLTNMVFLGAVTVVFLLFAEPLIHIFTTDVTVVPYGVDALRFISYGYVFYAYGMVMVAAFNGAGDTATPTWINLGCYWLLQIPLAYTLANLAGIGAQGVFLAITIAESCLAVIGILMFRRGTWKTQKI, from the coding sequence ATGGCCGCTGCGCCCGCGCCGCAGAAGCCTTCGTCGTGGCTTGCGACCTTGCGCGAAGCCTTCGCCGGCTCGCGGCAGGATTTCACTGAAGGCAGCATTCGCCGCGCCATCGTCTTGCTGGCGGTGCCGATGGTGCTAGAGACGGCGATGGAATCGCTCTTCGGCATCGTCAACGCCCTGTGGGTGGCGCACTTTCTTGGCAAAGAAGCGGTCGCCGCGGTCGGCATCACCGAATCGCTGCTGACGCTCATCTTCGCAGTGGCCATCGGCCTGAGCATGGCGACGACGGCTATGGTGGCGCGGCGCATCGGCGAGAAAGACGGCCAGGGCGCGTCGGTCGCCGCTTTTCAGGCCGTGGCCATCGGCATCGGCGCTTCGCTGCCGGTCGGCCTCGTCGGCCTCTTCTTCACGCCGCAACTCTTCCACTTGATGGGCGCATCGCCTGAAGTGCTGGCGGCGGGCGGCGGTTACAGCCGGGTGATCATCGGCGCCAACGTTGTCATCATGTTGCTGTTTTTGAACAACGCCATCTTTCGCGGCGCCGGTGACGCGGCGATTGCCATGCGCTCGCTGTGGTTTGCTAACGTCATCAACATCATCCTTGACCCGTGCCTGATCTTCGGGCTGGGGCCATTTCCGCGATTGGGGGTGACGGGGTCGGCGATTGCTACGACCATCGGGCGCGGAGCGGGCGTCGTCTTGCAGTTCTACCTGCTGTCGTCGGGCACGGGGCGCGTCCGCATCAGCCTTCGCCATTCGCGGCTCGACCTGGGCGTCATGCGCCGGCTGTTGCGGGTCTCGGTCGGCGGCATGTTTCAATTCCTGGTGGCGACCGCGAGCTGGTTAGGCTTGATGCGCATCGTCACGCAATTCGGCGACGCCGCGGTGGCCGGCTACACGATTGCGATCCGCATTGTCATCTTCGCGCTGCTGCCGTCGTGGGGCATGAGCAACGCCGCGGCGACGCTGGTCGGCCAGAATCTCGGAGCCGGCAAGCCTGACCGCGCCGAGCGCTCGGTGTGGGTCGCCGGTCTGACCAATATGGTGTTTCTCGGCGCGGTGACGGTCGTCTTTCTGCTCTTTGCCGAGCCCTTGATTCACATCTTCACAACCGATGTGACGGTCGTGCCTTACGGCGTTGATGCGCTGCGCTTCATCAGCTACGGCTATGTCTTTTATGCCTATGGCATGGTGATGGTAGCGGCGTTCAATGGCGCCGGCGACACGGCGACGCCGACGTGGATCAACCTGGGCTGTTACTGGCTCTTGCAAATCCCGCTGGCCTACACGCTCGCCAACCTCGCGGGCATCGGCGCGCAGGGCGTTTTCCTGGCGATCACGATAGCCGAGTCGTGCCTGGCCGTCATCGGCATTCTCATGTTTCGCCGCGGCACCTGGAAGACGCAAAAGATATGA
- a CDS encoding tRNA-binding protein, which produces MQPAPVKPVISSADVEKLDVRVGTIVRVEEVKGSDKLLKLTVDFGDHQRTILAGMRQERADPQEVAGRQALFVVNLAPKRMRGETSEGMLFDIGYADGLTPALAVPERAVPNGARAG; this is translated from the coding sequence CTGCAACCCGCGCCGGTCAAGCCGGTCATTTCGTCTGCCGATGTCGAGAAGCTCGATGTGCGCGTCGGCACCATCGTGCGCGTCGAAGAGGTGAAAGGCTCGGACAAGCTGTTGAAGCTGACGGTTGATTTCGGCGACCATCAGCGGACGATACTCGCGGGGATGAGGCAGGAGCGCGCCGACCCGCAAGAGGTGGCGGGCCGGCAGGCGCTGTTTGTCGTCAACCTTGCGCCGAAGCGCATGCGGGGCGAGACCAGCGAAGGCATGTTGTTCGACATCGGCTATGCCGATGGCTTGACGCCGGCGCTCGCGGTGCCGGAACGCGCGGTGCCGAACGGCGCACGCGCCGGCTGA